In Erigeron canadensis isolate Cc75 chromosome 6, C_canadensis_v1, whole genome shotgun sequence, the following are encoded in one genomic region:
- the LOC122604724 gene encoding uncharacterized protein LOC122604724 translates to MKALDNGSGITSTFDIGSSSNSNVTSRFIPRIDLEINDDMVDDSYVKRKGLSLAYKDHGDQIYECSKCHALLWEAKMIRGNPKGKNTVYTFCCKGGDVELPPVVKPPPVLYNLFTSKNPIANNFMKHIRAYNMMFSFTSMGGKVNQGSLNGRGPYVFRLQGQNFHRMGSLLPAQGDQPKFSQLYIFDSENEEANRERVVSSSTKSSRPGKNELKRDTINILKIMLDGCNPLVKSFRMVRDCVKENEWQDVSLKLIANRNKDGRIYNLPTTSEVAGLIIGDIDSVLDSRDIILRKQSGGLQRISELHPSYLALQYPLIFPFGEDGYRLGIKHRGIAQDSKKPRTKLTMREFFCYTIQDRPGEYSLLLHAQKLFHQFAVDGYTMNLTTNVENGTTDASSTGKRILLPSSFTGGSRYMMQKYLDAMAICKSMGYPDLFITVTCNPNWPEIYRCLVDKNLTPEDRPDIIARMFKIKLDEIINDFVKEKFFGEVQAVIYTVEFQKRGLPHAHICLFLAATNKFPRATDVDKYISVEIPNEKEDPELYALVKQFMMHGPCGDDNPNCPCMVRGKCTKNFPNKWNDETFVDSEGYPVYRRRNTGNTIEKMGSFLIMAWLSLIMLHFCEDTSATLMSNDGTTTDNNKPKDEVKNYLDCRYVSAFEACWRIFAFDIHYRHPPVEILPFHKENEQSIVYDDQAQLCDVVFNPTVKRSMFLEWMKLNAEDSFPSLLKYVQIPEFYVWIRKTRKWQRRTVEGHGSIGRISYVPPSLGDV, encoded by the exons ATGAAAGCTCTCGACAATG GTTCAGGAATCACTTCAACTTTTGACATTGGTAGTTCCAGCAATAGCAACGTAACAAGTCGTTTC ATTCCAAGAATAGATTTGGAGATTAATGATGATATGGTGGATGATTCATATGTCAAAAGGAAAGGTCTTTCATTAG CTTACAAAGATCATGGAGATCAAATATATGAATGCTCAAAGTGTCATGCACTGCTTTGGGAAGCAAAAATGATAAGGGGTAATCCGAAGGGCAAGAACACTGTGTATACTTTCTGTTGCAAAGGTGGTGATGTGGAGCTACCACCAGTTGTCAAACCTCCTCCTGTGTTGTACAATTTGTTTACGAGCAAAAATCCTATTGCCAATAATTTCATGAAACATATACGAGCATATAACATGATGTTTTCATTCACATCTATGGGGGGTAAAGTAAATCAAGGTTCTTTAAACGGAAGAGGACCTTATGTCTTTAGATTACAAGGTCAAAATTTTCACCGAATGGGTAGTCTGCTACCTGCGCAAGGTGATCAACCCAAGTTCTCacaactttatatatttgaCTCTGAAAATGAAGAGGCTAATAGAGAAAGAGTTGTCAG TTCTAGTACTAAAAGTTCAAGACCTGGCAAAAATGAACTGAAACGTGATACAATCAACATACTAAAGATAATGTTAGATGGTTGCAACCCTCTTGTGAAATCCTTCAGGATGGTAAGAGATTgtgttaaagaaaatgaatggCAAGATGTAAGTCTAAAACTTATTGCCAACAGAAATAAAGATGGTCGAATTTACAACTTGCCAACAACTTCTGAAGTAGCTGGATTAATAATTGGAGACATAGATTCAGTACTTGATTCACGGGACATTATATTGAGAAAGCAGTCTGGTGGTCTTCAAAGGATAAGTGAATTACATCCTTCTTATCTGGCTCTTCAATATCCACTCATCTTTCCATTTGGAGAAGATGGTTATCGACTAGGAATCAAGCACAGAGGTATTGCACAAGATTCAAAGAAACCAAGAACAAAACTTACTATGAGGGAATTCTTTTGTTACACAATACAAGACAGACCTGGGGAGTATTCACTTTTACTTCATGCACAGAAACTTTTTCATCAGTTTGCTGTTGACGGTTACACAATG AATTTGACGACAAATGTCGAGAATGGAACCACAGATGCCTCATCAACTGGTAAACGTATATTACTTCCTTCATCTTTTACCGGTGGGAGCAGGTACATGATGCAAAAGTACTTGGATGCAATGGCTATATGCAAGTCAATGGGCTATCCAGATTTGTTCATTACTGTTACTTGTAATCCCAATTGGCCAGAGATTTACCGTTGTTTGGTTGATAAAAATCTCACTCCCGAAGACAGGCCGGATATAATTGCTAGAATGTTCAAGATAAAATTGGATGAAATCATAAACGATTTTGTGAAGGAGAAATTCTTTGGCGAAGTACAAGCAG TTATTTACACAGTGGAATTTCAAAAAAGGggtcttcctcatgctcatatttgtttgtttttagcTGCCACAAACAAGTTTCCACGTGCAACCGATGTAGATAAATACATTAGTGTTGAAATACCAAACGAAAAAGAAGACCCAGAATTGTATGCACTTGTCAAACAATTCATGATGCATGGACCTTGCGGAGATGATAATCCCAACTGTCCCTGTATGGTTAGAGGAAAATGTACAAAGAATTTCCCAAATAAATGGAACGATGAAACTTTTGTGGATTCAGAAGGGTATCCTGTATATAGACGTCGAAATACTGGGAATACCATTGAAAAAATGGGGTCCTTCTTGATAATGGCATGGTTGTCCCTTATAATGCTACACTTCTGCGAAGATACCAGTGCCACATTAATGTCGAATG ATGGAACAACAACTGATAACAACAAACCCAAAGATGAGGTTAAGAATTACTTGGATTGCAG GTACGTTTCTGCTTTTGAAGCATGTTGGCGAATATTCGCCTTTGATATTCATTATAGACATCCTCCAGTGGAAATCTTGCCATTTCACAAAGAAAATGAACAAAGCATAGTTTATGATGATCAAGCACAATTATGTGATGTGGTTTTCAATCCAACAGTGAAACGTTCAATGTTCCTGGAATGGATGAAATTAAATGCGGAGGATAGCTTTCCCAGTTTATTGAAATATGTGCAAATACCTGAGTTTTATGTTTGGATACGTAAAACTAGGAAATGGCAACGAAGAACTGTGGAAGGACATGGTTCTATAGGGAGGATATCATATGTCCCTCCGTCCCTTGGTGATGTATAA
- the LOC122604723 gene encoding uncharacterized protein LOC122604723 — protein MVLVDEKGAKIQCTVKKDLVPMFDELIKEDAAVIIKRFGVGKNDDPFPVVQHKLKCNFYKTTEVQHGVPFTYSGYGFSFLPFNEITVTKARDKDVLNIDVIGCVSWCGNLEVFKSATQTSKRFNMELKDLDGRTQRCTLWNDYAIQFNAFLEQNKSEEHVIAIMQHALINEWKENLTVQTDKFGTRIFINEDIQEANDFRRRLILKEGVNEVSHTTLASQTVYPNRLEFILNTDKKQLDEVRDSEETRDFVVVATIAMLEQEFGWFFIGCRKDGKKVITKMEYLEVVDENELTDELISAPADSLWCRKEKAIATEVVPKQLNNNDDESYPHELEGLLNVKVACKIKIDKYNLKHKGSAYTVIKMCDDPDIIAELEEPAEPENNSDVQGEPSMLQLATVKLGESQGAPDSKDAFSVTGDSLATEIEKDSETSPLQKRANETPGVESTNKVGKRMRRPKIY, from the exons ATGGTGTTGGTTGATGAAAAg GGTGCAAAGATTCAATGTACTGTCAAGAAGGACTTGGTTCCTATGTTTGATGAACTGATCAAGGAAGATGCTGCTGTGATTATCAAGAGATTTGGTGTTGGAAAAAACGATGACCCCTTCCCTGTCGTCCAACATAAGCTAAAGTGTAACTTTTACAAAACTACTGAAGTGCAACATGGTGTGCCTTTTACATACAGTGGCTATGGTTTCTCATTCTTGCCTTTCAATGAGATTACTGTGACTAAGGCTAGAGATAAAGATGTCCTCAACATTG ATGTCATTGGTTGTGTAAGTTGGTGTGGAAATCTTGAGGTGTTCAAGTCTGCAACTCAAACAAGCAAGAGGTTCAACATGGAGTTGAAAGATTTGGA TGGTAGAACCCAGCGTTGCACTTTGTGGAATGATTATGCAATTCAGTTTAATGCGTTTTTGGAGCAGAACAAATCTGAAGAGCATGTCATTGCCATCATGCAACATGCTCTCATTAATGAATGGAAGG AAAACTTGACAGTTCAAACTGATAAATTTGGTACaagaatttttataaatgaagATATCCAAGAGGCTAATGACTTTAGGAGGAG GTTGATACTTAAGGAAGGAGTTAATGAAGTTTCCCATACAACTTTAGCTTCACAGACTGTTTACCCAAATCGCTTAGAGTTTATCCTAAATACCGATAAGAAACAGTTGGATGAAGTGAGAGATTCTGAAGAG ACTAGAGACTTTGTGGTGGTGGCCACAATCGCTATGCTTGAGCAAGAGTTTGGATGGTTTTTTATTGGTTGCCGCAAAGATGGTAAGAAAGTGATTACCAAGATGGAGTACTTGGAAGTTGTAGATGAAAATGAACTCACTGATGAGCTGATTAGTGCTCCAGCTGACAGTCTATGGTGTCGAAAAGAAAAAGCAATTGCAACAGAAGTTGTACCTAA GCAATTGAACAACAATGATGATGAGTCTTACCCTCATGAACTTGAAGGCCTCTTAAATGTGAAAGTGGCATGTAAGATCAAGATTGACAAATACAATCTGAAACACAAGGGCAGTGCTTATACTGTTATCAAGATGTGTGATGATCCTGATATCATTGCTGAATTAGAAGAACCAGCAGAACCAGAAAACAACAGTGAC GTCCAGGGAGAGCCTTCAATGCTTCAACTAGCAACTGTTAAACTTGGTGAGTCGCAAGGTGCACCGGATTCAAAG GATGCATTCTCGGTTACTGGCGATTCTTTGGCCACCGAGATTGAGAAAGATAGTGAGACCAGTCCGTTGCAGAAAAGAGCTAATGAAACTCCCGGTGTTGAATCAACAAACAAAGTTGGGAAAAGGATGCGCAGACCCAAAATTTACTAG